From the genome of Bombus vancouverensis nearcticus chromosome 4, iyBomVanc1_principal, whole genome shotgun sequence:
TCTTCGCGCCTTACGTTGGAATTTGAAACGCAGGAATGAGCGTAGATCGTATTCGTTCAGCAGTATACATTTTCGATCGTTACACGAATCAATGCTAGCGAAATGTTTGTGTGACGTAAGAAACAGACGCATTATCTATCATATGTGTCGCGTAATCGTTTCTCCACATTTCTAATTTTCACTATTCCAAATTTCCTCATttcaaaaaattttaattaaaaaagtgaAAATGTTTAGTCACGTGTATTTTTATCAAGTAAAAGGAACATGAGTTTCTTCCATTTCACAAGTTTTAGCTTcgtttatcgtatttttaaatcgaGAAACTTTTTTCGATTAAGAAATACGTCTTTTTTTACGATGGATAGTCTGAATATCTTAAAAGTCACCGGTTTCCACTTGTGGAAATTACACTCGCCTGATACTCTGTATCTTATGCTAGCTCTTATGATAGAAACTTGTGATTTTACGCGACGTTGCgcaattccttcgtttcatcgTCAATTTTAATCCTTTTACTTTCGGCGAAGATTCCGCGATAAACAGGATAGGATAACTCTCTGAATCATATTGCACAAAAGCGTGGACGCGCCGCTCTATAACTGCGACGCGTATATTACGCTATTTCTACGGTGCAAAATTCGGGAAATTATAATCTTTCATAGTGCCAAATTATTAGGCGAATCGTTATCATCGGAAGATACAAATTGTCCATAATAACAGATAATATATTTCGAAAACTTTGACATGTGCTGCCCGATAGACAGTTTAATAGCAAGTAACATTTCAATCTGCGAATAAGTAGTGTAAATTGGCGGTGCTACTCTTCGAAATAAGTTACTCCTGTAATTCAAACCGCTTCCGTAACTATTCACTCACGAACAAAccattttctaaaattaaattcTGCTCTTCTATATTCGATACTTCTAATCCAACCTAAATATTACAATCACGATTTCACTGCTACAATTTCACTCGATTTGacgttataaaaaattgaaagaaaggaaaaatagaAAGGAAAAGAATTCGTGAACATTATCAGTACCGTCATCGTGTGAACGCCCCTTAACGTAATCGCGTCTGCGCATTTGCTAGCGGTTCCAGTTGAACTGGCCTCTTCAGAGGCAACCACGTGCTGAAAGCCGTGATCGTTCCACAAACCGCAGTACCGCGTTGGACGTGTTAGCAATAGTGTCTTCGAATCGCTTGTTAATTTCAGGTCGCCTATCGGAACTTTTGATTTTCACTGGTTCGTTCATTTTGCCGGTCTGTATACCTGTGCGTCCGTTTTGCCGGTCTGTATACCTGCGCGTCCATTTTCCAAGCGAGTAAACGGCTTTATGAAAGTGTCGAACGATCACAGATGGAAATAAGAATGGACGTAATATCGGTGAGTCGTAAATCTGACCTTCGTCGTTAGAGGACTGCTCGTTTGGTGCCTTGGAGTTCCATGGAATTATACTGAATTCGTGTTTCATACATCGCCAAAAGTCGAAGAAATTTATTCTAATCAGATTCaacgtaaaatatttacttgtgaGATTATATCTGAAGTTACTTTATATCGTAtgattttttcaaaatatgAAGAAACAATGAAAATTGTATGTTCTAATTGTTTCATATAAGAAAATTTGGTAAAACTGGGAGAAACAGATTACCATCACATATGTCTACAATTTACGTTCGATCTAATTCATTCATCGTATTGTTGTctttgagaaattgaaaattctTTGTGTTAGACTCGCTATTTTAGttccatttaattttattaaattgtgAAAATGACACGGATGCTTTCTCTGAACTTCAGGTATCACAGATGGGAACTACAAGCCTGTATCAAGCGAGGGTGAATGCACTATACAGAGTGTCTCAAAGTACGTGATACAGTTCGAGCAAAATTGAAGCTTCTTAAAGAAACgtattatgaatataatatgTAATGAGAATATGTTACGAGATTTGACGTACATTTTCAATATGTAcggtgtttttcttttttttttttctttttttgaaacATTCTGTATAATTTTTGTTTGTGTTATATATTTTGAAGTGTGCGGTACATAGCGAGTTTATAGTATGAAATTAGGATGTTCTGTACGTTCCATATATAAACCACGTGTTTCGATACAATCGTATAGCGTGTCATATTTTGGaacattctatacattttaaatGCTGAGTCAACCCGACTTTTTATTTGATGAAAATTACACGAGGCGATGAAAATTttgattgataaaatattcaatgaatGAACTCACATATCGGTTTTTTATTTACTAGCAGCCTcggaaattataatttaaattcaCTTCACACTTAAATTCTATTCGAAACTTTCCTTCGAATAAAAAGGAATTAAACTTTCGTTTGTATTTCGTATCCTCATTGTAGTTACAATTCTGATTAAAAACTTGTCTTATTGTATATTACTTTTACTAATTTTTTGATTTTCAAAGGGATGTTAATAGATAAGCATGTAGCATATTTGTGCGTATAtatgttaattaatttattgaatgAACTTCTTATATGTTTTTGCctgtatttaaattataattgatgTTGTGCCTTATGTATAATTAAATGGTGATTTAAGATTCGATATTAATCCTCGTATTATCTTAAAAGTGTACAAGAACGAGTAGATTTCGAGAGTATTTAATCTTGGTCTTATTGGATATGacaatgaattttttatatttgaagaACAAGTCGTTTGTTTGTATACAGTGTCTGTACTCTTAATTAAGCTATTCGAACGAATACAGTTGTGACCGGAAGTTACGCTTGTGAAACGGTAATTAACAAAGGAAACCGAGTAAGACGAGAGTCTGAATAAGAATTGAATTTCATCGACTTTGCGCGCTCGCTGTAATGTGGCGGTTTTatcgtaatttaaaaatataacgagCTAAAAAACGTGATGCTAACAACGTATCGcgtgttaaaataaaatttatcaaactGATTACAATATTTTAGATGATTGTATAATTTGTTGCATAGTAATAATTTGTCACTCTAATCTATCGTTCATAATCATTAtgtttaatttacaatttttagattttttattAGTACACGTTTTAATTAtgcattatatttattttcagtGTGAAAAGGTCCTTAACATCAACAGCTACGGTGGATTGGAAAAATGTTCGCTACTCATACTCAAATGGTAAAGTGGACTTTCCCTGCTTTTGCTCTTATAATTGGTATATTGTGGTACAAACGGCGTCAAGCAGACAGAGCTGATCCAGGTGGAATAAATAAAAACTGTCATAGCAAAGAGAATAGTACTGATCAGGAGATTGCTTCGTCAGATTCTAATTCAAGCCTTCATGATTCTGGCATACAAAATAATGAATCCTGCTCATTGAGTCCTCCTAATCAACAGGTAGAAGACATACGGGTAGAAGAGATTGTTTCTATCCCTAGAAAAACAAGCGAAAATTTAGATATTCCGCAAAAAAGGTCTGGCTCGCCGTGTATTTCTGGGCATTCTAGAACTCCTCCTAATGATGACGGTGAAGTATGGTACAGTTTCGTAGATACCTCGTCAAAAATGGAAATACAATTAGGTAGTAACCCAATAATAAGCAATTTCGATATGGTTGCCAAGAGTAGAGGTGCTTCCTCCTTGGAAGAAGCCGCTGATTCTGATGATAAAGTATTaaagatatttgaaaatatcaTCGAGGAAGAAGAACAAAAGTTAGCGCCTGAGAATAAATCAATAGAAGTTGTCAATCAAAACGAAGAGAATAATACAAACAATGAATGTAATTATCTACCAAGCGAAGAACCATCTGTTTCCACGCCACTGAAAGATAATGTTAAACATCCGAAAGCTCGAACATTATCCGAAAGAGATTCTGCTAACCATAGTCCAGTTTCTGGTGTCTTAGAAGGCAGTGTCACAGATGAAGCAAGAAGTGAGGGGAGTACAGATAGTGGAAAAGGTAAACATTGGATGAGTATTAAATGATCTATATTTAAGGATGTTATATCGTTGATACAATGTCATACTTATTGTAGGTGGAAGTATCAAGGGTCATACAAAAGACACTGTAATGCCAATGATATATGAATTTAGTATACCACAATCTTTAGTTGGACGACTAATTGGTCGGCATGGAAGCTTCTTGCAAAATATTCGACATAAAGCGGAAGTAAGCATAGTCCTCAAACGTCATCCTATATCGAGAGATCAAAAACTTTGTGCCATAGAAGGTTCTACAGAAGGAATAAACGTTGCTCTAGAAATGATACGACAAAAGTTTCCAGAAAAAAAATTTCCACAGTTGACACTTCATCAGATTTCACCATTAATAGTACCTGAAGATATCCCTTGGTTTGCTGAATTAAGACAGTTATCATTAGTGGAGGGAGTCAATAATGATGTTGTTATATGTCACATAGTGAAACCAAACAGATTATTTGTACAACTTCCTACTCATCCTACCTATCCATCCCTACGGATTTTAGATGAAAGGATGACACAGTTATATAACACGACGGAGTCGCCATCAGCTCCAGATGAACTTACTAGTACGTTTATATCGTATTTCTATGATTGTTTTTTCTTTCCATTTAGCTGTAATAAAATTTCTCaaatattctttctttattcAATTTATAGGTGGTATGATCTTAGTTGCAAAATGGTATAATACGTGGGTCAGAGTATATGTCGAACAGCCAGATCCTCATGGCGAACAGCATTTAGTACGACTTGTTGATCACGGTGGTTATTGGGTGTTTAGTAGTTCAGAAATGAGGAAAATTAGGTCAGATTATCTTACGTTACCGTTTCAAGCAATTGAAATATTCCTGGCAAATGTACAACCAAAAGATGGTACGCACATTCCTGCATTTCCGTGTGCAatttttcatatacatatataaattgttaattatgtaCAGGTGAATGGAATCAAGAAGCTTATAATACAGTTGCTCAGATGTGTACCGGAATTGTTGGTCAAGCTCAAATAGAAGGTTACATCAATACAAACACATATATTAGTCTCTATCTTAATATTCAGAAACATGGGGTAAGCAAACGCTAGTTTTGTAACAAAATTTTTAAGgtctttttattgattaaaaatataaatatttgtatgagTTTGTTATAAcataactaattatttttttcgaATTAATGAGTTTGTTGAATTTGTTATGTATCGCAGGTGATATCCCTCGCCGATGAATTAATAGCTCGTGGATTCGCGGAATCCATAccattagaaaatataattccaGAAGAAGGTATATTAATCTCTTAAGGTATGAATTAGAAATTTAGTCTATAATAactatatttgtaaaaaaaccGTGATAATATGTGATCACGCAATTTTTTTAGTCATTATGTGCGTATATGATTCATTTTCATTCTCATATTTCATACATTAAGAAAAAATACCAAGGAAATGATACTTCCTAACATTGATTTGAATGTTTTTATTAACACCAGCAGTTTTCTACATCCTGTTCGATATGCCATCTATTAAATCTATTGAATCATATTTATTGAACCTAGATTGAATTACATGACATATTGCATATACATTCTCTTGTTAATACATTACGTATCAATGAACATATGTAAGGATAAACAATATTTAACGAGCATTTATAAATACTCCTCATGTATGATTTATAACAAGTACAAATGTAAACTATTGTGTTTAGAGTGTGGCATTTTTACGTGCATGGttaataagattttttaatagtatttatcATGTTACTGGACGGAAAAAGAATTTAGATCAACTTAAACAGACAATAGATAattaaacaaaagaaaacacTCCTCCCTGTACTTATATGCTGTCAAGAGGTACAATAGATTTATTAAATGCCAAATGTacgatatataatacatatttataaaacgCCACATTCTAGCGGCTGAATTCGAGTAATAAGAAATTAGAAAGAAAAGGGACATTTATTGTACATTTAATATGATATTCAAATGATTTATAACATAGGAACAGTTATTTTACGGTATGATAGTGTAATATACGTTTCTGTAAAGTACAGTGAATGGAAACTACAGATTTTCACGAATTACAAAAGCCACGTGGTATGGTCCATAATACTTTTACTTCTAAAAACTTGTGGAACTAATTTGTCCTTctattagtttttttttttttttttttatgaaagt
Proteins encoded in this window:
- the spoon gene encoding A-kinase anchor protein spoonbill, which produces MFATHTQMVKWTFPAFALIIGILWYKRRQADRADPGGINKNCHSKENSTDQEIASSDSNSSLHDSGIQNNESCSLSPPNQQVEDIRVEEIVSIPRKTSENLDIPQKRSGSPCISGHSRTPPNDDGEVWYSFVDTSSKMEIQLGSNPIISNFDMVAKSRGASSLEEAADSDDKVLKIFENIIEEEEQKLAPENKSIEVVNQNEENNTNNECNYLPSEEPSVSTPLKDNVKHPKARTLSERDSANHSPVSGVLEGSVTDEARSEGSTDSGKGGSIKGHTKDTVMPMIYEFSIPQSLVGRLIGRHGSFLQNIRHKAEVSIVLKRHPISRDQKLCAIEGSTEGINVALEMIRQKFPEKKFPQLTLHQISPLIVPEDIPWFAELRQLSLVEGVNNDVVICHIVKPNRLFVQLPTHPTYPSLRILDERMTQLYNTTESPSAPDELTSGMILVAKWYNTWVRVYVEQPDPHGEQHLVRLVDHGGYWVFSSSEMRKIRSDYLTLPFQAIEIFLANVQPKDGEWNQEAYNTVAQMCTGIVGQAQIEGYINTNTYISLYLNIQKHGVISLADELIARGFAESIPLENIIPEEGILIS